In Sander vitreus isolate 19-12246 chromosome 7, sanVit1, whole genome shotgun sequence, a genomic segment contains:
- the LOC144520350 gene encoding prepro-urotensin II-alpha-like, whose product MAVRRDGIVDIADSCCGQQKCVCVYVCVSAVGHAGGGIGYSWKYITQLGLTEHVQVFFPPEDHCANQIHFQQQRPVVMKCNHLLSWAFLLVASGPLLAHPITDSAEMPYPGLVSVEDGGVGLDDLSLSEQTFPPQDGGLRYSTLISGEFNRDGVRTGLLPRGMKREVLLEKQSLLNPFSHMLGIRKQFRKRAGNSECFWKYCV is encoded by the exons ATGGCAGTTAGAAGGGATGGGATTGTGGATATTGCTGATAGCTGTTGTGGCCagcaaaagtgtgtgtgcgtgtatgtgtgtgtgtctgctgtgggGCATGCAGGAGGGGGGATAGGCTACAGCTGGAAGTATATAACCCAGTTGGGACTAACAGAGCATGTACAAGTCTTCTTTCCCCCTGAGGACCACTGTGCGAATCAGATCCACTTCCAGCAACAGCGTCCTGTAGTGATGAAGTGTAACCATCTCCTGTCCTGGGCCTTCCTGCTCGTGGCCTCTGGCCCACTGCTGGCCCACCCCATCACAGACTCTGCAGAGATGCCCTATCCAGGACTTG TATCAGTGGAGGACGGAGGAGTCGGCCTGGatgatctgtctctctctgagcaAACCTTCCCTCCTCAGGATGGCGGGCTCAGATATTCCACTCTAATATCTGGGGAGTTTAACCGAGATG gtGTCAGAACAGGCCTGCTTCCCAGGGGGATGAAAAGAGAG GTCCTATTGGAGAAACAGAGTCTCCTAAATCCTTTCAGCCATATGCTGGGCATCCGGAAGCAGTTCAGGAAGCGAGCAGGGAATTCTGAGTGTTTCTGGAAGTACTGCGTCTAA